The nucleotide sequence CCGCACCAGCTGCTTCCCACCGAAGTAGGTGTCGGCGGCGTCGAGGGTCAGCTCCGCGACGTCCCGCTCGACCAGCGCGCTGAGCTCGGCCCGGCCCGCGTCGTCGACGCCGGACAGGTCCAGCGTCCCGGACGGCGTCAGCACCGGTTCGCCGACCGTGAGCGTCGAGGACCGGCACACCGGCATCGGCCCGTAGACGGTGCTGAACCGGCCGACCGGATCGCACCCGGCGTCCGCACCCGGCATGGCTCCCGCGATGGTGTCTCCGCCCTCGGTGCGGTAGGTCAGGGTGGAGCGGACCGTGTCGCCCGCGATCTCCTCGGTCACCGAGCCACCGGTCACCGCGACCCGGGCGGCGTCGGCGAACACCGCCGGGTCGCCGTCCGGCGGGACCGCGTAGAACGTCGCCGATCCGCCGGCCGGCAGGGTCAGCACGGATCCGGTCAGCTCCCCGTCGGTGACGACGCCGTAGCGACCGTCCCGGATCACGACGGTCCCGTCCGCGTCCAGCGGTTGTGGACCGACGGTCAGGTCCTGCCCGGTCGTCGCGGTGTAGCGGACGAACGGCGAGCCCCGCGTGAGCAGCAGCCGTCCGGTCTCGGAACCGCCCGCGTCGAGCATCGCGACGGTGACCGTCAGGTCGTCGTAGTCGACGACGCGCAGGTCGCTGCTCCCGAGCGGGACGTCCAGCGCCGGGGTGTGCGAACCGAAGATCGTCGCGCCGTCGGCGCGGACCTCCGGCAGGCCGAGCGACAGGCCGTCGTCGCGGACCGCGACGGACAGCGGCAGCGGGAACACCGGCTGCGGCTCGTCGGGGAACACCAGCCCGGCGAACCAGCGGTTGGTCGGCGGGACCTGGTCGTCGGCCAATCGCATCACCGGCGGGACGCCGACCGAACGCTGCGGCAGCCCGGCGACCGACGCGGCGATCACCGGATCGGTGGCGGTGATCCCGCCCGGGCCGTCGGCGCCCGACGGCACCAGGCGCGCGACGGCCACGGCGGCGATGACCGTGACGACCGCGACGGCGAGCAGTACGAACGGCCACCGCGACCGGCGGCGACGGCCGGGGAGCGGCGACCGGCGACCGGCCGGTGCCGCCGGGGTCCGGCCGGACGGCCCCGCCGGGGGACGGGGCTGCGGTACGGCCGGGCGGTGCGGCGCCGACGACGGCCGCGCGACGGCGGCGCGTACCGGCGTCGTCGGCGAGTCCGTGCCGGACCGGGTGGTGGGTGCGCCCGGCGGGGCCGGCCGGCCGGGCGGTGCCGGACGCGGGTGCGGGAGGGACGGCGGTTCCGCCGGTCGGACGGTGTCGGCGCTGCGCCGCCGTCGTCCGCCGGGCGCGCCGGGCACGTCGGGGGCGGCGTCGGGGACGTCGACCGACCAGGCGTCCGGACGGTCCGCGGAGTGTCGGCTCATGAGGTGAACCCGCCGAATCCGGTGAGATCGGTGATCCAGGCCGAGGCCCGGGTGACCAGGTTGTCGTTGCGCAGGTGCAGGGTCGCCTCCACCGGGGTCCCCACGGCGAACAGCCCGTCGGCCGTCGAGTCCGCGAGCTCCGGGCTGTGGGCCTGGACGACGGTCCGGGCCTCACCGTCCTCGGTGCTCACCTGCACCCGTCCGGCCTGTGCGGTGATCCGTTCGTTGTTCGGCAGCACGACGTCGACGGTCGCGTTCGGCGGCAGCCGGGCGTAGTCCGGTGCGGTCAGGATGAACTCGGCCTCGATGTAGAGCGACCCGGCCCGCTGGACCGTGGCCAGCTCCGAGTTGGCGGCGACGAACGCACCGATCGCGTAGCCGACGGACTCCACCCGGCCGGGGTCGGTCGCGGTGACGACGAGGGTGCTGCCGTCCTTGATGCCGTAGGGCACCCTGTCCGGGTCGAGCAGGCCCTGTTGCAGGTCACGGGACAGGGTGGCGCTCTGCACCTCGAACAACGGCTGCCCGACGCCGACCTCGTCGCCGACCTGGACCAGCTGCTCGGTGACGGTGCCGGAGTAGTCGGTCCCGACCGGGTAGCTCTGGGCGGCGAGCGCCGCGGAGTGGCCGCGGACGATCCCGTTGCGGGCGTTGAGGGTCATCGTGAGGACCGCGACGAGCAGCAGTACCGCGGTGATCCCGAGCCCGAGCCGCAGCCTGCGTCCGGCGCTCACCGGGTGCTCCGCGCGTGCCTGGCCGGGGCGTGGGTGGGCAGCGGGTGCGGGCCGCTCGGGGCGTCCCGGGGCAGTGGAACCCGCGCCGCACCCGGGGCAGGACGGGCGCAGGGATCGCGCGGCCGTGGTTCGACGTCGAGGCGGCGCTGCTGGGGCTCGGGGTCGAGGCGGCGCTGCTGGGGCTCCGGGTCGAGGCCGTGCTGCCGGGGCTGGGGGTCGGGGCCGCGGCGCTGCCGACGTCCGGCGTCGAGGTCGCGCTGCCGCGGCACGGCGACCGGGGCGCCCGGTGAACCCGTGGGGCGGGATACGGCGGGGGAGCGAGGCACATCCGGAGCGCCGGTCGAGGCGGGGGAGTGCGGTGCCCCGACGGAGCCGGTGGCCGCGCTGGGGGACCGGGGCATCTCCGGAGCGCCGGTGAAGGCGGGTGCCGCGATCGAGTCGGGCGCGACCGGGCGGGGGCCGGCGGGAGCGGACCCGGACCGGCGACGGGACCCTCCTGCGGGGCGGGCCGGGTCCGGCCGGGCACCGCCGCGGGCCCGCTCCACCGGGCCGGACGGGGGCCCGGCGATCCACTCGTGCGGCGGTCCGCCGGCCCGGTGCGGCCCGGTGACCGGCGCGCGGGCCCGGTCCGGGCGCCGCGGATCCTGCGTCCCGCTCCGCGCGGCCGCGACGGGCACCGGCCGGCGGCCTGCTCCGGTGACCGGGCCACCGGCCGCCGGGCGCGCGGCCTCCCGCCGCGCGGGCGGGGAGCCGAGCGGCGCGGCCGGCGCCCCGGCCACGGCGGAGCGGATGCGCGGGGCGGGCAGCACCGGCGTCGTCACCTTGCGGTCGTGCTCACCGACCGGCTCCCGGCCGAGCCTGCGCAGCCGGTCCAGCTCCCGGGCCTCGGCCCGGATCCGCCGCGACTCCCGGACCGCGGTCGCCACGAACGCCCCGAGCACGGCGGTGTTGAGCAGGTTCCAGAACAGCGCCAGATCGAACGTCCGGATCTGCTGCGCCTGCCACAGCCCGACCACCGACGTCGCGGCCAGGAACACGAACGCCAGCAGCTGCGGGCCGATGAAGGCGAACGGCGAGTTCCGGACACCCTTGCGGCCGGTCACGCTCCACGCCTGGTCCCGGCGCAGCAGCGCGTTCACGAACGCCTTGACGTAGATCGGGAACGACGCCGACGCCAGCAGCAGCGTCTCCCAGCGGAACGAGCCGATCGTGAACAGCGCGACCGCGATCTGCATGAAGTAGAAGCCCGCGTAGTACAGCACCCAGGTGAGCACCGGGACGTCCGGCGAGATCGGGGTGATCCCGAAGTAGATCTGCATCGGCGGCACCAGCAGCAGCAGTCCGGGGGCGATGCCGACCAGATAGAACGTCGCCGTGCCGAGATACTGCAGCCGCTGGTCGAGGGTGAGATTGCGGCCGCGTCCCATCGGGTTGGCCCGCAGCAGGATCTCGAACCCGCCGGTGGCCCAGCGCAGCTGCTGCTTGGTGTAGGTCTCGATGGTCTCCGGGGTGTGCCCGACGGCCAGCTCCAGCCCGATGTAGACCGAGCGCCAGCCGCGTTCGTGCAGCTTCATCGACGTCCACACGTCCTCGGACTTCGACTCCTGCCAGATCCCGCCGATCTCGTTCACCGCGGTCCGCCGGAACACGACGTTCGTACCGACGCAGAACGCGGCGTTGAACCTGTTCTTCCCGGGCTGGGTGAACTTGTAGAACACCGTCTGCATGTAGCCCGCGCCGCGCGAGATCAGCCCGCCCAGGTTGCCGTAGGTCTGCGGCGTCTGGACGAACGCGACCGTCGGATCGGCGAAGAACGGCACCGTCTCGAACAGGAAGTCCCGGCGGGCGACGAAGTCGGCGTCGAGGATGACGAACAGCTCGCCGTCGGTGACCGACAGCGCGTGGTTGATGTTGCCGGCCTTGGCGTGCGCGTTGTCCTCCCGCGCGACGTACTCCGCACCCAGCTCGGCGGCCAGCTCGCGGACGGCCACCGACCTGCCGTCGTCGAGCACGTAGACGGTGTGCTCGCCGTCCATCGCGACGGCGGCCGTGACGGTCCGCCGGATGTCGCCGAGCGCCTCGCCGTAGGTGGTGACGAAGACGTCGACGCCGACGGGTACGCCGTTCAGGTGCAGTGGATCGGTGCGCCGGCCGATGCCGATCGCCCGGGTGGACTCGCCGTCGGCACCGTCACCACCGCCGTAGAGCCTGCGCTGCGCCTCGTTGAAGGTGAAGTCGCGCGGGTCGTAACCGCTGGACAGAATGGTCCACAACGACAGCAACGCCTGCAGGACGATGATCGACTCGGCGAGCAGGACCAGGGTGTACGCCGGCCAGTCGCCCCGGTTCGAGAAGTCGAACAGGAACACCGTGTAGGCCAGCACCCCCAGCGCGGCCACCAGCACGATCGCCATCAGCGACGGCGATGCGGCGACGTCCTGGCTGCGGGTACGGCGGCGGTCGTCGCCCGGGGCGGCGACGGGTTGTGACGGGGGAGCGACGGGCCGCGAACGGCGGACGGACATGAGGACGCACTCCGGGGGTGGGTCGCGAGCAGGCCCTGGACGTCCTCGGCCTGGGCACCGGGCGAAGCGGATCGGTCAGCACCGGTGCCGGGATTCGGGGAGCGGCGAGTGGCGCAGACCTCATCCTTTCGAGTGGCGCCACCGTGGCACAAGGTCGGAAACCTCACGCTGTGTGGTGCTAACGCGGAGCGTGATCACCGCGATGGGTGACTGTTACCGGGCGGAACGCCTCAGAACGTCGGCTCGGGGACCAGTCCGATGTCACGGTGGGTGAGCCTGCGTCGGAGCACGACCTTCCGGACGCCGCCCGGGTAGAGCCGCAGCCGGGCCAGCTCCCAGCCGGAGAACTCGGCCTGGATGGCGAGCCGGACCGATGCGGTCAGCCGGGTGACGTCGCCGTCGATCCGGACCGGGCGGTACTCGTAGCGGTCGTCGGTCCAGCTGTCGCCGTCGCGGACGCCGGTGGACCGGCCCCCGCCCCGGCGATTCCCGTCGAGTTCCTCCGACCCGCTCTCCGCCATCCGTGCCCTCCTGGACCCGCTGCCTCGCCGTGTGCCGTCCCGGTGCCCGCGGGATGAACGGCGGGTGCTGACGACGGCTCCCACCATAGGCTCGCGCGGCGCCCGGGTTCCACCGCCGCGGTACTAGCGGACGGGGTCGCTCACGTCGTCCAGTGCGGTCCGGATCTCGGCGGGCAACGTGACGTCCTCGGCGGCCAGCGACGCCCGCAGCTGCGCCGCGTCCCGCGCCCCGACGACCGCGGTCGCCACCCCCGGCCGGTCCCGCACCCAGGTCAGCGCGACCACCAGCGGCGAGGTGCCGAGCCCGTCCGCTGCGGTCAGCACCGACTGCACGATCCGGGCCGAGTGCTCGGTACGGCGGGCCTCGACGTAGGAGGCCAGCAGCGCGCTCGCGCCGCGTGAGTCGGCCGGGGTGCCGTCGGTGTACTTCCCGGTCAGCACGCCGCGCCCGAGCGGCGCCCAGGCCAGGATCCCGAGCCCGTGGTGCCGCGCGGCGGGGAGCAGCTCGGCCTCCGGCTCGCGGGCCAGCAGCGAGTACTCGACCTGGGTGGACACCGGCCTGCTCACCGCCGGGTCCGGCCCGGCACCGGCGCCCGCGGCGACCGTCGCGAGCTGCCAGCCCTGCGGCGCGACCAGCCCGGCGTAGCGCGCCCGGCCCGAGTACACGGCGACCTGCACCGCCGACAGCATCTCGTCCACCGGCACCCGCGGGTCCCAGCCCGGGAACTGCCACAGGTCCAGGTGGTCGACGCCGAGCCGGCGCAGCGTGCCGTCCAGCGAGCGCAGCAGCGCCGCCCGGGAGGCACGCGCGGTGCCACCCCGGCCCGGGGCGTCGATCGCGGAGCCCCGCCCGGCGAGCACCAGGTCGTCGCGGGAGACGGTGCCGCGCAGCAGCCCGCCGAGCACCTGCTGGGCGGCGCCGCCGCCGTAGTCGTCGGCCGTCTCGACGAACGTGCCGCCGGCATCGACGAACGCCGCCAGCTGCTCGCCCGCCTCGGCCGGTGAGGTGTCCTCGCCCCAGGTCATCGTGCCCAGGCCGATCCGGGACACCTCCAGGCCGCTGGAGCCCACGGGTCTGCGTTGCACGGTTCACGAGCCTAGGCGGGAGACCGTCCGACACCGTCGAGGGCGCGCGCTGTGACCCCCGTCTCCGCGAGTACGGTGACCGCCCGTGATCGATCAGGTTCTGCGTCCGGCAGCAACACCCGTCGGGGGTCGCCCGTGAGCTGGCTCGAGGTGATCGTCCTCGGCCTCGTGCAGGGCCTGACCGAGTTCCTCCCCGTCTCGTCCTCCGGGCACATGCGGATCGCGTCGGAGGTGTTCTTCGGGCGCGATCCGGGTGCCGCCTTCACTGCCGTCTCGCAGATCGGGACGGAGGTCGCGGTGATCGTCTACTTCGCCAAGGACATCTGGCATCTGTTCACCACCTGGCTGCGTGGCTTCCGTGACGCCGAGGTCCGCCAGACCGACGACTACCGGCTGGCCTGGCTGGTGATCATCGGGTCGATCCCGATCGCGGTGCTCGGCGTGCTGTTCAAGACCCAGATCGAGACGGTCGCCCGGAGCCTGTGGCTGGTCGCGGTGATGCTGATCGTGTTCGGCGTGCTGCTCGGGCTGGCCGAGCGGTTCGGTAAGCAGAGCAAGCCGATCGAACGGATCACGGTCAAGGACGGCATCGCGCTCGGTTTCGCCCAGGCGATGGCGCTGATCCCGGGGGTGTCCCGGTCCGGCGGCACGATCACGGCCGGGCTGGCGCTCGGGCTGACCCGCCCCGCGATCGTGCGGTACTCGTTCCTGCTGGCGATCCCCTCGGTGTTCGGGGCCGGGCTGTTCACGCTGCCCGACGTGTTCGCCGCGGACGGGCCCTCCGGCCTGCAGATGCTGGTCGCCGTGGTGATCGCGTTCGTCGTCGGCTACGCGGTGATCGCCTGGCTGCTGCGGTTCGTGCAGAACAACACCGTCTACGTGTTCGTCGCGTACCGGATCGCGCTGGGCGTGGCGCTGCTGGCGGCGCTGTCGATCGGGGCGATCTCCGCGACCTGACCGACCGGCTGCTGCAGGCCGACCTGCCGGACCGGTCCGCGTAACCTCGGACGGCGTGACGACTTTGATCCTGCTCCGGCACGGGCGTTCGACGGCGAACACCGCCGGAGTCCTCGCCGGACGCACCCCCGGCGTCGAGCTCGACGACCGCGGCCGGGAGCAGGCCGACGCCGTCGTCGACCGGCTCGCGGCCCTCCCGATCGCCTCGATCGTCACCTCACCGCTGACCCGCTGCCGGCAGACCGTCGCGCCGCTGGCCGCCACCCGCGGCCTGGAGCCGGTCGTCGACGACGACCTGGCCGAGGTCGACTACGGCTCGTGGACCGGGCGGCCGATCTCCGAGCTGGTGTCCGAGGACCTGTGGAAGGTCGTCCAGGCGCACCCCTCGGCGGCCCGCTTCCCGGACGGTGAGTCGCTGGCCGCGATGCAGGCCCGCTCGGTCGCCGCGGTCCGCAGGCAGGTCGCCCGGGTGCGGGCCGAGCACGGGGAGCACTCCATCGTGCTGGCCTGCAGCCACGGCGACGTGATCAAGGCGGTGCTGGCCGACGCGCTCGCCTGCCACCTCGACAACTTCCAGCGGATCGTCGTCGACACCTGCTCGGTGAGCGTCATCACATACACCTCGCTGCGGCCGTTCGTGGCCCGGATGAACGAGCAGTCCGGTGACGTGGCGAGCCTGGTCCCGAAGCCGCCGCAGGAGCAGGACGGCCAGGGCGGCGAGGGCTCGGAGACCACGTCGGACGCCGTCGTCGGAGGCTCCACGAACGCGTGAGGCCGGAGTGATCCAGCTCGCGCATCCGGCGGATCGGCGCAGGTCGCGGCGACTCCGCGGGGTGGCGGGGATGCCCCCGGCCCCGGTGTCGCCTACCCTGGCAAGGGTCATGGCACGCGTCATCCACGTCTTCCGCCGCCCCGACCGCTTCGTGGCCGGGACCGTTGGCGAGCCCGGCGATCGGGCCTTCTACCTGCAGGCGATCGAGAGCTCCCGGACGATCAGCGTGCTGCTGGAGAAACAGCAGGTCACCGTGCTGGCGGAGCGGATCACCGCGCTGCTCGGCGAGGTGGCGAAGCGGTTCGGCGAGGAGAACCTCCGGGAGAGCGCCGACGCCGCCGCGTCGCCGCGGTCGGACACCGATCCGCTGGCCGTGCCGCTGGAGGAGGAGTTCCGGGTCGGCACGATGGGCCTGGGCTGGGACGCCGACTCCAGCTCGATCGTCGTCGAACTGCTCGCGGTGACCGAGGAGGAGATCGACGAGTCGGTCGTGCTCGACGACACCGAGGAGGGCCCGGACGCGCTGCGGGTGTTCCTCTCGCCGGACGAGGCGAAGGCGTTCGCCGACCGCGCGGAGAAGGTCGTGTCCGCGGGCCGGGCGCCGTGCCCGCTGTGCGCCGAGCCGCTCGATCCCGAGGGGCACGTCTGCGTCCGGCTCAACGGCTACCACGACCGCAACCCCGTGGCCGAGACCGAGTGAGCGGCCGGGCCCCCGACCTGCGCGACCCGGCCGTCATCGAGGTCCTGACCCGCGGTCGTATCGAGATCACCGGCCGGCTGGTCGACGCCTCCAACGCCACCCTGTTCGGCACCGCGGCCCTCGACGGGATCGAGCTGCGCTGTGTCTACAAGCCGGTCCGCGGCGAGCGCCCGCTCTGGGACTTCCCGGACGGCACACTGGCCGGCCGGGAAGTCGGCGCCTACCTGGTGGCGGAGGAGTCCGGGCTGCGGGTCGTACCGCCGACGGTGCTGCGCGAGGAGGCGCCGTTCGGGCCGGGGATGGTGCAGGCCTGGGTCTCCTCCGGCGACGAGAGCGCGCTCACCGGTGGCGCCGACGCCGATGAACCCGGCAGCGGGTTCGGCGCCGAGATCGACGAGGAGACGATCCAGCTCGCCGCCGAGTCGCTGGTCGAGCTCTGCGAGCCCGACGACGTCCGGGACGGCTGGCTGCCGGTGCTGCGGGCCCGCGACGGCGCCGGT is from Pseudonocardia autotrophica and encodes:
- a CDS encoding DUF3090 domain-containing protein, which translates into the protein MARVIHVFRRPDRFVAGTVGEPGDRAFYLQAIESSRTISVLLEKQQVTVLAERITALLGEVAKRFGEENLRESADAAASPRSDTDPLAVPLEEEFRVGTMGLGWDADSSSIVVELLAVTEEEIDESVVLDDTEEGPDALRVFLSPDEAKAFADRAEKVVSAGRAPCPLCAEPLDPEGHVCVRLNGYHDRNPVAETE
- a CDS encoding glycosyl hydrolase translates to MSRHSADRPDAWSVDVPDAAPDVPGAPGGRRRRSADTVRPAEPPSLPHPRPAPPGRPAPPGAPTTRSGTDSPTTPVRAAVARPSSAPHRPAVPQPRPPAGPSGRTPAAPAGRRSPLPGRRRRSRWPFVLLAVAVVTVIAAVAVARLVPSGADGPGGITATDPVIAASVAGLPQRSVGVPPVMRLADDQVPPTNRWFAGLVFPDEPQPVFPLPLSVAVRDDGLSLGLPEVRADGATIFGSHTPALDVPLGSSDLRVVDYDDLTVTVAMLDAGGSETGRLLLTRGSPFVRYTATTGQDLTVGPQPLDADGTVVIRDGRYGVVTDGELTGSVLTLPAGGSATFYAVPPDGDPAVFADAARVAVTGGSVTEEIAGDTVRSTLTYRTEGGDTIAGAMPGADAGCDPVGRFSTVYGPMPVCRSSTLTVGEPVLTPSGTLDLSGVDDAGRAELSALVERDVAELTLDAADTYFGGKQLVRAATLMRLASDLGMEPTAQRVRDQLVPLLERWADPAGCAARSTHCFVYDPVIRGMVGLEASFGSEEFNDHQFHYGYFLYAAALLGRDDPELVERIGPVVDLLAADVGSPARTPQFPEYRAFDAFAGHSWASGFSPFGDGNNQESSSESVSAYNGLALWSELRGNTAQRDRAVAMLSREAAAAMRHWVEPDLTAFPEFTHSVIGINWGGKRDHATWFSAEPSAILAIQLIPMSPVAEYLRGEPERIRQNVAAATPAGFDVPYADSILMYLALADPEAAATAARALPDERIDDGNSRSYLTAWILAQR
- a CDS encoding SCO1664 family protein, with protein sequence MSGRAPDLRDPAVIEVLTRGRIEITGRLVDASNATLFGTAALDGIELRCVYKPVRGERPLWDFPDGTLAGREVGAYLVAEESGLRVVPPTVLREEAPFGPGMVQAWVSSGDESALTGGADADEPGSGFGAEIDEETIQLAAESLVELCEPDDVRDGWLPVLRARDGAGDPIVLVHADHPQLRAMALFDVVVNNADRKGGHVILGGDGGVYGVDHGLTLHSEPKLRTVLWGWIGDELGEEHTAALKELRAKLAGDFADTLGEHVTRREVAALRSRIDHLLAEPRFPGPDGFGPAIPWPAF
- a CDS encoding glycosyltransferase family 2 protein; its protein translation is MSVRRSRPVAPPSQPVAAPGDDRRRTRSQDVAASPSLMAIVLVAALGVLAYTVFLFDFSNRGDWPAYTLVLLAESIIVLQALLSLWTILSSGYDPRDFTFNEAQRRLYGGGDGADGESTRAIGIGRRTDPLHLNGVPVGVDVFVTTYGEALGDIRRTVTAAVAMDGEHTVYVLDDGRSVAVRELAAELGAEYVAREDNAHAKAGNINHALSVTDGELFVILDADFVARRDFLFETVPFFADPTVAFVQTPQTYGNLGGLISRGAGYMQTVFYKFTQPGKNRFNAAFCVGTNVVFRRTAVNEIGGIWQESKSEDVWTSMKLHERGWRSVYIGLELAVGHTPETIETYTKQQLRWATGGFEILLRANPMGRGRNLTLDQRLQYLGTATFYLVGIAPGLLLLVPPMQIYFGITPISPDVPVLTWVLYYAGFYFMQIAVALFTIGSFRWETLLLASASFPIYVKAFVNALLRRDQAWSVTGRKGVRNSPFAFIGPQLLAFVFLAATSVVGLWQAQQIRTFDLALFWNLLNTAVLGAFVATAVRESRRIRAEARELDRLRRLGREPVGEHDRKVTTPVLPAPRIRSAVAGAPAAPLGSPPARREAARPAAGGPVTGAGRRPVPVAAARSGTQDPRRPDRARAPVTGPHRAGGPPHEWIAGPPSGPVERARGGARPDPARPAGGSRRRSGSAPAGPRPVAPDSIAAPAFTGAPEMPRSPSAATGSVGAPHSPASTGAPDVPRSPAVSRPTGSPGAPVAVPRQRDLDAGRRQRRGPDPQPRQHGLDPEPQQRRLDPEPQQRRLDVEPRPRDPCARPAPGAARVPLPRDAPSGPHPLPTHAPARHARSTR
- a CDS encoding aldo/keto reductase — its product is MQRRPVGSSGLEVSRIGLGTMTWGEDTSPAEAGEQLAAFVDAGGTFVETADDYGGGAAQQVLGGLLRGTVSRDDLVLAGRGSAIDAPGRGGTARASRAALLRSLDGTLRRLGVDHLDLWQFPGWDPRVPVDEMLSAVQVAVYSGRARYAGLVAPQGWQLATVAAGAGAGPDPAVSRPVSTQVEYSLLAREPEAELLPAARHHGLGILAWAPLGRGVLTGKYTDGTPADSRGASALLASYVEARRTEHSARIVQSVLTAADGLGTSPLVVALTWVRDRPGVATAVVGARDAAQLRASLAAEDVTLPAEIRTALDDVSDPVR
- a CDS encoding histidine phosphatase family protein, which encodes MTTLILLRHGRSTANTAGVLAGRTPGVELDDRGREQADAVVDRLAALPIASIVTSPLTRCRQTVAPLAATRGLEPVVDDDLAEVDYGSWTGRPISELVSEDLWKVVQAHPSAARFPDGESLAAMQARSVAAVRRQVARVRAEHGEHSIVLACSHGDVIKAVLADALACHLDNFQRIVVDTCSVSVITYTSLRPFVARMNEQSGDVASLVPKPPQEQDGQGGEGSETTSDAVVGGSTNA
- a CDS encoding DUF5703 family protein, with product MAESGSEELDGNRRGGGRSTGVRDGDSWTDDRYEYRPVRIDGDVTRLTASVRLAIQAEFSGWELARLRLYPGGVRKVVLRRRLTHRDIGLVPEPTF
- a CDS encoding undecaprenyl-diphosphate phosphatase, whose protein sequence is MSWLEVIVLGLVQGLTEFLPVSSSGHMRIASEVFFGRDPGAAFTAVSQIGTEVAVIVYFAKDIWHLFTTWLRGFRDAEVRQTDDYRLAWLVIIGSIPIAVLGVLFKTQIETVARSLWLVAVMLIVFGVLLGLAERFGKQSKPIERITVKDGIALGFAQAMALIPGVSRSGGTITAGLALGLTRPAIVRYSFLLAIPSVFGAGLFTLPDVFAADGPSGLQMLVAVVIAFVVGYAVIAWLLRFVQNNTVYVFVAYRIALGVALLAALSIGAISAT